From the Micromonospora echinofusca genome, the window TGATCCTGGTGCCCCGGGACACCCCCGGCATCGCCGTGCGGCGGGGCATGACGGTGTTCGGCTACAGCGACGCCTCGCACGGCGGGCACGCCGAGATCGACTTCACCGACGTCCGCGTACCGGTGGAGAACCTGGTCGGGGCGGAGGGCACCGGCTTCGCGATCGCCCAGGCCCGCCTCGGCCCCGGCCGCATCCACCACTGCATGCGGCTGATCGGCATGGCGGAGCGGGCCCTGGAGCTGCTCTGCCGGCGGGCCCTCGACCGGGTCGCGTTCGGCCGGCCGCTCGCCGAGCAGGGCGTGGTGCGCGAGTGGATCGCCGAGTCGCGGGTGCGCATCGAGCAGGCCCGGTTGCTGGTGCTCAAGACCGCCTGGCTGATGGACACGGTCGGCAACAAGGGCGCGCACACCGAGATCCAGGCCATCAAGATCGCCACTCCCGCCATGGCCGAGTGGGTGATCGACAAGGCCATCCAGGCGTACGGCGGCGCCGGCGTCAGCCAGGACACCCCGCTCGCCGCCCTCTGGGCGCAGTCGCGCACCCTGCGCCTGGCCGACGGCCCCGACGAGGTCCACCGCTCCTCGCTGGCCAAACGCGAACTTCGCCGCTGGTCGGACTGACCCCCCAGACACCCCCACCCGCGAACCGACCCCCCACCCCCACCCCTCCCACACCCCACCCCACCCCGGCCCGGCCCGGCCCGGCCCGTTG encodes:
- a CDS encoding acyl-CoA dehydrogenase family protein, with the translated sequence MDFAYDARTEQLRAELTDFLEQHVYPSEPVHAAQVAAAGDPWARPPVMAELKAEARKRGLWNLFLPDPRHGAGLTNLQYAPLAELTGRSPHLAPEALNCAAPDTGNMELLAEFGSPEQQERWLRPLLEGEIRSAFCMTEPEVASSDATNIATRITRDGDHYVVDGRKWWSSGAMDPRCEIFIVMGKTDPQADRHRQQSMILVPRDTPGIAVRRGMTVFGYSDASHGGHAEIDFTDVRVPVENLVGAEGTGFAIAQARLGPGRIHHCMRLIGMAERALELLCRRALDRVAFGRPLAEQGVVREWIAESRVRIEQARLLVLKTAWLMDTVGNKGAHTEIQAIKIATPAMAEWVIDKAIQAYGGAGVSQDTPLAALWAQSRTLRLADGPDEVHRSSLAKRELRRWSD